CTATAAGTTTTCACTTGAGGTGTAAATGCATGTCATCTGAACAATGCTCATTTTCCACTTTATAATTGTATTTGAATTTCATGTTGTAATTGTGGTCATAGTATATCCTTGCTTTTTTGGATTTGTATAACCACATCTTCAGGGACATTTCTATATTGAAGCTACTGGGGGATGTGTATTTTTTTTGATACACACAGCTAAAATAATCTTCAGGAGTGCTCTACATTAAATTCTTTACAAAAGTGTCTATAACAGATCCTTATATCACAGACACTTCATAGAACTCAGTATCATCAGCCTTTGAAAATCTTTGTTAAACTGATAACTAGTACTGCTCATCTGTTATACAACAAATTTAATGAAGAGacagaattttcttttcatattttatgtgaCTTAATTATCTAAATACATTATCATATTCATATCCATTATACCCAAGTTTCCTTTGGCTCAAGGGGCTTTACCTTTGTAATCTGTAATATTAATAGAATTATGTATCATCATTTGAAGTTAACTTTAGTTACTGTACTTTTGTCACAAAGTCtgttgtctccttttttttttttttgtataacaGCTGATCCTTCCCATTCCTTTTCTCTCCATGTAgccagactgtcctcaaattggtgatcctcctgcctcagtcttccaagggctgggattatagtaTGCATTACCACGTCTAGGTTTTCCAAGTTTTCTACTTTTTTCTATAGACATCACCTAGGGGTACATTTGCTAGACGTGAGACATGTGGGGAATGCAGTTTAATGCCTTGGAATATCTAACAGGAATCCTTGCACCTTCATCTAAACTCTTCTGAAGCCCCTTCGTAGATCAAAATATCCTGTATCTGGATCTTCTGATAATGGAGATGTTTCAGCATAAATGAAAATCACTTGTGGACACCAGTCTCCTTGTATCTTCCTTTCTGGGAGTAATTGGCTTCCAACCTTCTTCATTCTGCGGTTGGGAAAGAAAGATCTTAGCCCATACCTTTTCTCCAGAAAGAGTAAGCCCTACTTCCACAGACAGCCTTGACAGCTAAACTACGGGGAGGAAGCtgggatatatttttaaaatacgtttttccttttctgaaaataatttctgGATGTTTTCTAAACTTCtaattgtaaaagaaaaacatgcattTACACTAGAAAACAGAGCTCTTGGCAAGAGTGGATGGTAAGTAGGATAGAACAATCCTATAGGGTTACATAGATACTCAGAGTGAACACTTGCAAGATTATAATCATTTAGAGATGAGTAGGCTTCTTGTGTGTGAGGGAGATATGATTGTATGAAGAGATGGGAATACTGATTATGTTGAACAGTCTTTGAGCTGGAAAACATCACAACAGGAATGGGGTGGGTCAATAGAAAGACCAATAATGTATTTGGATGAagaaggcaggcagagaataCCTAATCCTCAAACCAAGGAGGGATAGCTGTATTTAAAATCAGAAACTTCAGAATGTTCACAACAGGGGCCCAGTTAATGTCATATCATTAGTGGAGATCACTTTGGTGCAGCTTGCACAAACAATAGATAAGGACAGAGTACTGTAGAATTCTaatacaggagaaaaaaatagaaataattaaaaatgagtgGGAGCAGAAGGGTTGTGTATCAGATCACAAAAGAGAAGAGTTTTAGAAGATAATCTTGCTGTTTCGATGAAGTCATACGAGGATGAGTCATTGAAAAAGTTAGGCAGGGACAAGAGTGCCATTGTGTAGTGTTGTCAGAAGCCTGAGTGTCTCTCACTGGGGTTTATGGTAAGAGGtggcctctctcttctttcctgggaCAAACCTGGCATAGTCACTTGTCAGACTCTGTCTTCTCTTGAATAGACTCCAGTCTAGGAATGTCTGAAGGGCAGAATAAGCTACTGATACTTGAAGTTTGATAGAGGAACATTctgtcataattttttttttttttgcatttgtgggGATTGAACATAGGAagttacacatgctaggcaagtgctctaccactgaacaacGTACCTGGTTCATTCTTTGTTGTGGTAGTATTTCTTGCACCAATATTCCAAGGAAACTTTGCTGGGTTGCTATTAGTAGTCAGGATTGGATTCAGTCATAATATGACTTAAGTCTCTGGGAAAACATTTCAATGATGTATGTTAAATGGTTGAAAGTTTGGCAAAGGTTTAtgaacaaagagaagagaagaatgatACATTGATCATTTCTGAAAGGGAAAAGTATTGGGGAAGTTTGTGTGGATCACCGTAACTATCATaccatttttgttttcagtttgcgACAGTCATTTAACCCAAGCTGATAATGGCCACGTTCAACCTCAGCAGCTTCAATCCAGGCTTTTTCATCCTCCTGGGAATCCCAGGGCTGGAGCAGTTCCACATATGGATTGGGATTCCCTTCTTTATTATCTACCTTGTGGCCTTTGCCGGCAACAGCATCCTCCTCTACCTCATTTTTATGGAGCGCAGCCTGCACGAGCCcatgttctttttcctctccatGCTGGCTGCTACAGATCTCATCCTATGTAATACATGTGTTCCCAAAACCTTCAGCATCTTTTGTCTGGGTCCTCAGCAGATCACGTTTCCTGGATGTCTTACTCAGATGTTTTTCCTCCACTTCAGCTTTGCCATGGATTCTGCTATCCTGCTGGCCATGGCATTTGATCGATATGTTGCTATCTGCTTCCCCCTAAGATACACCACCATCCTCACTCATCGGATTATCACTAAGATTGTGGTGGCAATTGTCAGCAGGAGCTTTTGTATCATCTTCCCATGTGTGTTCCTGTTAAAGCGATTGCCTTTCTGCCGAGCGCTCATCGTTCCCCACACATACTGTGAACACATAGGCATTGCTCGTCTGGCCTGTGCTGACATCTCCATCAATATCTGGTATGGCTTTGCGGTACCTATAATGACTATTATGTCAGACCTGATCCTCATTGGCATTTCCTACACTGTTATTCTTCGTGCTGTCTTTAACCTTCCCTCCCGGGATGCCCGCCACAAAGCCCTTAGCACATGTGGTTCCCATGTTTGTGTCATTCTTATATTCTACACACCAGCCATATTCTCTGTACTTGCCCACCGTTTTGGTCACAATATTCCCCACTCTTTTCACATACTGTTTGCTAACCTCTATGTAGCCGTCCCTCCAGCCATCAACCCAATCATCTA
The nucleotide sequence above comes from Peromyscus maniculatus bairdii isolate BWxNUB_F1_BW_parent chromosome 1, HU_Pman_BW_mat_3.1, whole genome shotgun sequence. Encoded proteins:
- the LOC102905480 gene encoding olfactory receptor 52H1-like; the encoded protein is MATFNLSSFNPGFFILLGIPGLEQFHIWIGIPFFIIYLVAFAGNSILLYLIFMERSLHEPMFFFLSMLAATDLILCNTCVPKTFSIFCLGPQQITFPGCLTQMFFLHFSFAMDSAILLAMAFDRYVAICFPLRYTTILTHRIITKIVVAIVSRSFCIIFPCVFLLKRLPFCRALIVPHTYCEHIGIARLACADISINIWYGFAVPIMTIMSDLILIGISYTVILRAVFNLPSRDARHKALSTCGSHVCVILIFYTPAIFSVLAHRFGHNIPHSFHILFANLYVAVPPAINPIIYGVKTKQIRDKINLLFFPKANP